The following is a genomic window from Puniceicoccaceae bacterium.
CATCCAGGCTTCCCGCCTCATTAACTGCAGTTCCCCAGAACTGCTGCGCCAGAAACATCAGAACGAGGATTGCCGCTGCCGGAAGAAATGCACCGATCCCGACCAGCCGAACTGGCTCATGTGCTTCCATCCGCTGTGGCCAGAAACGATTCTCGCGTCGTGATCGTTTCAATTGATTGATCACTTGTTGCGCAACTTGCGGCTGCACCCGTACCTCATAGCCCTGTTCTACCGGAACCATCCAATACGGCAGCCCCATGGACAGTATCAGCAGAGTGTCGTCATTGGCTTGGCGCGGGCGACGGTAGCGTCCCACGGTCACAAGTTCTGCCGGAATCTCCTCTTCCTCTGCTTTCATCCGATTGTCTACGAGTTAAAATCCATGCAAATCCACCGGGTGATCCCCCAAAAACCAGACTGAAGGTAAGGATCGAGTAGCCGTTCACGATCATCTCCATTCCGATAGATACCTGCCACATGCACCGATTCTGGTGTATTTCCATAATAAGCAAACCTCGATCAGAGAAATGTTACAATTTCCAAACCCCAAGCGATCTCGCTTTTTTTCTACACCCTCATGTGTTACATTTACGTCACATTGTTACAGTTTCGTAACATTGGATCGATTAGTTGTTTGAGAGCATTACCATCGTTGAACCCTTACCCAGGAACACCACCATGAAATCCATTACCCTATTCGCCGTCGTGCTCACCGCCTTCTGCAGCATCGCCAATGCCGCACCAAGCGACACCATTCAGGATCTTCCGGCACAAGTCATTCAATATGGATCGCTGCCTGCCCCAGAGGTGCAACCCATTCCCGCGCTACCTTCATCCATTGCTGATTCCGATGGCTATGTGCTGATGCGTTTCGAGATTCTTGAATCCGGACGCCTCGCCAACATCGAAGTTCTGGAGGCCAGTGATCCTCAGATGGCCAAGTTCTCCCGGGCAATGGTGCGTCGCTGGAGCTATGACAACCCTGGCGAATCCGTTGTTGCCCTACAGCCCATCGTCTTCGAAGCAGGATCGCATCGCCCCCTGCTGCTCGCATCCCGTTGACCCGAATCCAAGCCTTTTGAATCAAGTAGGTTGATTCAATTTGAGAAAAACACCCCGCACACAGCGGGGTGTTTTTTTATCCGACAGTGTTATATTGTTTCGGAAAACTCCGAAAGGGTGCGGGAGAATGCGGGATCCGGCTTCGCCTGAATCCATACTTCGTTTCCCGTCACGGGATGCTCAAACCGCAGGGATGCCGCATGCAGGAGCAATCGATTCACCTCAAACTGCTCCCGAAAAAAACGATTTTGCACTCCATCACCATGTCGCGTATCTCCAATAATGGGATGTCGCAAGTGCGCGAGATGTCGACGGAGCTGGTGTTTTCGTCCCGTCACCGGGTGAAGCCGCAACAGGGAAAACCGTGCGGTTTCATACCTTCCAACAGGTTTTTGGAACTCCACAGTTCCCAAGCTCTTCCACCGGGTATAGGCCTCCTGCTCAACTGCGGTGCAAGCCTGTGTGTAGGCATCCACCTCTCGCCGAAGCGGGGAGTCGACGCATCCTTCCCCAGTCAACCATCCCCGCACCACGGCGAGATAATGCTTCTCCGGGGAATGCTCCGCAAAGGCTTCCATCAGTCGTCGGGCAATTTCTGCATCCAGTGCAAACAGCAGCACTCCCGATGTCGGACGGTCCAGGCGGTGCACGGGTTGCACCCAGGCACCCAGTTGGTCACGTAATAACTGCACCGCAAACTCCGTGGCATCCGTATCCATCCAGGATCGGTGCACCAGCAGTCCCGTCGGTTTGTTGATGGCGACGATCCATCGGTCCTGATACAGCACTTCCAGCATTGTGCTCAAAACTGCATCGTTCCATTGCCCTGAACTCAAGTCCGAAACCCGAAATGATGCATTGACCATGGCATACTTCCGATTGACCGCTGCACTCGGAAATTTCTACGATGCAGACATGAAAATTTATACCTACAAGGGCTGCAGCACCTGCCGAAATGCCGTCAAATGGCTTCACAACAAGGGTCATGTGTTTGAGGAACTCCCGATCCGCGAACAACCCCCAACACACCAGGAACTGGAAACCATGCTCAATCATGTTGGAGGCCAGCTGCGCCGCCTCTTCAACAGCTCCGGACAGGACTATCGCTCCATGGGCTTAAAAGACCGCCTGCCCCAACTTTCGACCTCCGAAGCACTGGATCTGCTGCAACAGAATGGAAACCTGATCAAACGTCCGTTCCTGCTGACAGATGACTGGGGTACTGTAGGATTTAAGGAGTCGGTCTGGAGCGAGCATCTCGGCTGATTTCTCGCTGCATCCTGCCAACGCAAACCTTGACTTTGCGCCTTCACAACGGCATCACCAAGGCTTCATCCCATGAGCATCCAACTTCCACACGAAAAAGGTTTTCACATCAGTTGGGAACAGTTGCATCGCGACTCCCGTGCCCTCGCCTGGCGCTTGAACAGCAAACGCACTGGCTCCATGTGGAAAGCAGTTGTGGCGATCACACGCGGTGGCATGGTGCCTTCGGCGGTGGTCGCACGCGAACTCGATATCCGAACCATCGATACGATCTGCGTGAAATCCTATGACCATCAGGATCAGTCCAAACTCAATGTGATGAAGCTCCCTGAGCAATCGTTCATCGGAAAGGGAGAGGATATTCTGATTGTCGACGACCTCGTCGATACCAGCAAAACGCTGAAACATGTGCGGGAACTTTACCCCAATGCTCACTTTGCCACCGTATACGCCAAACCCAACGGAGCCAATCTGGTGGATACATTTGTCACGGAAGTCAGTCAGGATACCTGGATCTTTTTCCCGTGGGACATGGCCCTGCAGTATGTTGTCCCGTTTCGGGGCAAGGATTAATCCTCCCCGATCCCGAACACTAAACTCCCGCCATCAGGGACTGTCCTCATCCGACAAACCCCGCTTGTCGCTCACTGCACATCAGACACATCGGTAAATCCGTCGCTTGAACGTCGCGAGTTACCCCAGTGCTCACGACCCAGATCACGGGCGCGCTGACAAC
Proteins encoded in this region:
- a CDS encoding energy transducer TonB, with product MKSITLFAVVLTAFCSIANAAPSDTIQDLPAQVIQYGSLPAPEVQPIPALPSSIADSDGYVLMRFEILESGRLANIEVLEASDPQMAKFSRAMVRRWSYDNPGESVVALQPIVFEAGSHRPLLLASR
- a CDS encoding pseudouridine synthase → MVNASFRVSDLSSGQWNDAVLSTMLEVLYQDRWIVAINKPTGLLVHRSWMDTDATEFAVQLLRDQLGAWVQPVHRLDRPTSGVLLFALDAEIARRLMEAFAEHSPEKHYLAVVRGWLTGEGCVDSPLRREVDAYTQACTAVEQEAYTRWKSLGTVEFQKPVGRYETARFSLLRLHPVTGRKHQLRRHLAHLRHPIIGDTRHGDGVQNRFFREQFEVNRLLLHAASLRFEHPVTGNEVWIQAKPDPAFSRTLSEFSETI
- a CDS encoding arsenate reductase family protein, translated to MKIYTYKGCSTCRNAVKWLHNKGHVFEELPIREQPPTHQELETMLNHVGGQLRRLFNSSGQDYRSMGLKDRLPQLSTSEALDLLQQNGNLIKRPFLLTDDWGTVGFKESVWSEHLG
- the gpt gene encoding xanthine phosphoribosyltransferase; translated protein: MSIQLPHEKGFHISWEQLHRDSRALAWRLNSKRTGSMWKAVVAITRGGMVPSAVVARELDIRTIDTICVKSYDHQDQSKLNVMKLPEQSFIGKGEDILIVDDLVDTSKTLKHVRELYPNAHFATVYAKPNGANLVDTFVTEVSQDTWIFFPWDMALQYVVPFRGKD